The genomic region GTTCTCCCAAAAATGAGAATTGAAATGCGTTAGTCGCTCTTTTCTGGGAGTAAAGGAAGAAGAATTCATGAAAACGGGAAATAAATATGTGATCTATGGGCTGATTGTGTCAGTGATCTTAATTCTAACGGTGTTCGTTTTCTGGCCGGAAGAAAGAGGGGGATCTTGGTTCGAGTCGGAATCGGAAAAGAAAGAAAGAGCGGAAAGAATGGCGAAGAATTCTCCGCCGGGCGGTTCGGGCAGCGCCTTTGATTCCGGAGGTTCGGGGGGCACCTTACAGGACATAGACGATTCCGTTCCCATAGAAAGAATATTAGAAGATTATAAAGAATGGTCTCAATATCCTCCAAACTCGAGACCTCTCACCAAATACAACGAGGATTTGATCAAACCATTCTACATACAAACGTCCGCGATTCCGATGGCGGATTCCGCGGACTCGAAAGAAGCGAACGGTTATACCTGTCAATTACAACCTCTTACTTGGGCTGTGATCGGATCTCAGGATCAAATGCGCATAACGTTCGAATGCAGAGGGCCCGAAGGAAAACGGATTCCTGTCGACATCAAAGGCGCCCGTATTTGGAGAGAGTTCGACGGCGAAAAATTCGGAGCCTTAAGTCCGGACTACGGAGACAACGGAGTAAACGGGGACGATCTCGCCAAGGATTTGCTTTATACCTTTCAATGGAAACCGACCGGGAAGGATTGGGGCGATATGATTTTGGAAGTGGAATTCAGATACGCTTCCGGCTTTAAGAAAACGGGAAAGCTGAACATTTCGTTCTATTCTTCTCCGGGAAAACCGGCCGAGTTGAGCGGAGCGTTTTCGGATACGACCAGCGACGGTTCGCTCGTAGTTCGTGTAGGCGTGAACGTTTATAAGGCGGGGAATTATCATCTCGAAGGAAATTTAAAACACGCGGAAACCGGAGAATACATCGCCTGGGCTTCCTTCGATTCCAAACTTCCATCGGGTTACGGAGAGGCGGAATTCTTATTTTACGGAAAGCTAATACGCGATTCCGGTTTGGACGGGCCTTACGTATTGACGGACGTAAGAGGTCATCGGGTAAATCTTGCGATCGATCCGGAATGGTTCAGTCAGGGAGAAGCGGGTTTGAAAAAGATTCAAGCGGCTAAAACGGTGGAACCCGATCGGGAATTGATTCTTCCTTATAAGGATTTTTTTAAAACGAAGTTCTACGACGTGAAACAATTCACTTCCAAACTCTGGGACAGCAACGAAAAACAGAGAAGGATCAAGGAATTGGAAAGTATGGAAAGATAAGAATATTCTAAAATTGGAATGTTTAGTTTGACCGGGTTTCGGTCGAGAGGCAATCCCGCTCGTAGGAGCGGGATTTTTTTTCTTAAAAAACGAATCGGAGAATTATCTCCAGCCCTCGTTTTTAAGTTCGCTGTGATTCAGATACAAACCGGAAGCTCCAACGGAAGGCGCTCTGGTATGTCCTTGAAACTGCGTGTAGGTTACGTTCGAGTTGAACGGCCAAACTCCTTCGCTTTGAGTCAAAGTGGACTGGCACTGGCTGAGTCCGCCCGACTTGTTGTAAGCGCAGGAAGAATGGAACGCAACCGCGTAATCGTCTTCGCCCGGAAGAATCAAAGAAGCTCCCGCCATTCCCTTATAACCCGGAACTTGGTAGAACGTAATTCCGCCCGTGTTGTTGTGGTTGTAAGCTCCTCTTGCGGTGGAAACGATCAGAGATTTGTCCATCGCGTTTCCTGCAAATCCGAAAGTCGCTCCGTTCAGCGCGGAAGCAAGTTCCGATCCGCCGGAAGCCGCCGCTAATGCGGTTACTTTCGTGATGTTATAACCTTTGCTTGAAGCGGTCGCTCCGAGGTTTGCCAACCAGTACTCGGTTACGTAACAACCCGCGCTATGACAAACGATTTTGCAGGAATTGGATCCCTTGCAATACGTGTTCATCACGGTCGTAAAGTTGGTTTGCGCACGAGCGGTTCCGTAAGTTCTCGGATCGGAGGTTCCGTCGTATCCGACGAATACCTTAGCTCCGGAAACGGAATTTACACTTGTTCCCCAGTAGTTGTTCACGTCGGTTGTTCCTGTGCCGTTGTGATTCTGATCGGACTTTCCGTGAACGAACACGGTGTAAGTCTGAGCAGAAAGCGATCCTGCCGTAAACAATAGGGCGCATAAAATCAACCCTATGCTCTTCGTTCTTTTGTTTTTCATTCTCTTCACTATTCTCCTGATATATAATTTAGGAAGGAGTTCCGCAGCATTGTTCAAAACTTACGCGAGTTTAGTCAAGTCCAACTGAAATCTTTTTTAAATAACGGGTAGAATAAAAAATAACTCCTCGATTTTACAAATCATCAGCTAAGACGAGGCGAGTTTCTATAAAACGTTGTTAGTTATCTTTGTTTTTCCGAAAATTGTTAAGCGAAGTGGATGGGGAGCAGGTTCAGAACAAAGTTTTTGTCAAAGAATTAGAAAGAATTCTTTATCTATGTCACCCGAGTCCCGGAATCAGGGATTCTCCCTTTGTTAAGCGAATTCGATAAATGTCCGGAATACGGAAAAGATTTTTGTTCAGAGACATTCTGTCCTCCAGCTCGAGGCGCTTTCGCGCGGTTAAAAAACGTTTCCAAAGCATTTCGGCGTAATTTCCGCTTCCGATCATCCGGGTTTTATAATCGGAATCGTAGAGTTTTCCGCCTCGGGCTTGTCGTATTAAATTTTCAACCTTGTCCTTTTTCAGGGGATAATTCTTTTCCAGCCAATCGATAAACAAAGGCGCGACCTCGTAGGGAAGTCTTAAAAAAACCATCCCGGCGCTTCTTGCCCCCGATGCTTTAGAATTTTCTAATATTCTTTCCAGTTCTATATCGTTCAGTCCGGGGATCATCGGAGCGGCCATCACTCCGGTCGGAACTCCGATTTCGGAAAGTTTTCGAATCGCTTCGAGTCTTCTTTCGGGACTTGCGGTTCTGGGTTCCATTCTTTTCCACAACTCGGAATCGAGGGTTGTGACGCTTATGAAAACCTTCACTAAATTTTCGGATGCGAGTTTTTCCAAAAGATCCAAGTCGCGCGTGACCAAATAGGATTTGGTGATCATCGCGACCGGTTGTTTGAACTCGAGAAACACTTTCAAAAGTTCTCTCGTGATTTCCAATTTTCTTTCCGCAGGTTGATAAATATCAGTAACGCCCGCGAGCTGAATTGTATGGACTTCTCCCTTTTGTTTGGAAAGATATTTTCGTAAAAGTTCGGGTGCGTTTTTCTTCGCGAAGATTTTGGTTTCGAAGTCGATTCCGGGTGAAAGATCCACGTACGCGTGATTCGGTCTCGCGTAACAATAGATACATCCGTGTTCGCATCCTCGATATGGATTGATGGATTTCGTAAAATACAAATCGGGGACGTCGTTTTCGGAAACGATCGTTTTGGCCTTTTCTTCCATCAGAACGGTTTGAGGCGACATTCTATCCTCTTCGAATTCCGGATCGGCTTCTCTGGTTCTGGATTCGAAACGTCCCGGGATTTTGGATTGGGTTCCCCGGTTGATTTTGGGTTTTTCGATCATATTCTTACCAAGGTAAGAATATGCTAAATATAAAAATAGTAAACAAAAAATAAGTATATGAATTCAAAATCGAAACGTTTTTTATTAAAAAAAGAATTTCTCGGAATCCGATTTCGTTTTAAAAAGTCTATAGTATAGGGGGGTATGGTAATGACAAAACCGAAACACAAACTTCATTCGGATCCGAAGGTTAAGGAGAATCTGATTCTCCGGTTGAAAAAAATCGAAGGGCAGGTCCGAGGAATCCAAGGAATGATCGAAAGGGAAGAATACTGCGACGACGTTTTGAATCAGTTGTCTTCCACGAAGTCGGCGTTGGACGGCGTTTCGAAAACCCTTCTCAAAAGCCATATCCAAACCTGCGTTGTCGAAAGATTTCAGCAGAACGATTCCAAGATTCTGGACGAGTTTATGACGACCGTGGATCGCATTCTTAAATAAATCGGAGGAAAACTATGAAAGAGATTAAATTATCCGTGGAAGGTATGACCTGCGCGCACTGTTTGAAAACGGTGGAATCCGCTCTTAAGGAAGTCGGATTAACGGGGAAGGCAAGTTTGGAAAACAAGGAAGTCGTTTATCAAGGGGAGGGAACTTCGGAGGAATTGTCCAAGGTTAAGGCCGCGATTCTCGAAGAAGGTTATACTCCGGGCGAAGTCAAATGAGTTCCGTGAAAGATTCTCCGTCGGAAGGCGTTACGCTCGATCTGATCGGTATGACCTGCGCGAACTGCGCGCTTCGAATCGAAAAAGGTCTTAAAAAAGTTCCGGGTGTTAAGGACGCGAGGGTCAACTTCGCGATGGAGACCGCAAAGGTGGAGTTCGATTCTTCCGTAGACGAACAGATCCTTTTGGATAAGGTGGATTCTCTCGGTTATCGCGCTCTCGTTCACGAAGAGTTGGAGCTTCACGGCGAAACGGAAAAGGCGCACGAAAAAGAATTCAAAAACTTGAAAGTTCGTCTCGCGGTTTCCGCGGTTTTGTCCCTTCCTCTCCTTTTGAGTATGATCGGACACTTCGGGAAGAATCAACTTTCCGAATATATGACTTTTCTAATGAACCCTTGGCTTCAATTCGCGTTGGCGACTCCGGTTCAATTTTGGATCGGAGCTTCCTTTTACAAAGGCGCGTTTCGAGCCTTAAAAAACGGAAGCGCGAACATGGACGTTCTCGTTGCGTTGGGAACTTCGGCGGCGTATTTTTACAGCGCGTATCAATCGATTCTTACCTTCGGCGCGCATCATCACGGGGACGTTTCGCTTTATTACGAAACTTCTTCCGTTTTGATCACTTTGATTCTTTTCGGAAAATTTTTGGAACATATCGCAAAGGGAAAGTCTTCGAAAGCGATTCAATCCCTCGTCGGTTTGCAACCGAAAAACGCGAATATCATCCGCGACGGAGAAATCCAAGAGATTCCTTTGCTCGCGGTGAGACCTGGCGATCTTCTTTTGGTTAAGGCGGGTGAAACCGTTCCAGTGGACGGAATCGTGGAAGAAGGAAACTCGTCCGTCGACGAATCGATGTTAACCGGTGAAAGTATTCCCGTGGAAAAAACGATTTCGAGTTCTTTATTCGGCGGTTCTCTCAACCAAAACGGAATTTTAAAACTTAGAGCCTCCAAAGTAGGAAAGGACACTTTACTTTCGGGAATCATTCGAGTCGTTCAAGAGGCGCAAGGTTCCAGAGCTCCGATCCAGAGGATCGCGGATCGGATTTCCGGAATCTTTGTTCCCGTTGTGATTTTGTTTTCGATCGTCACTTGGGTTCTTTGGTACGTTTGGTTGGATCCTTCGAACTTTGCGGGAGCTTTGGAAAAGGCGATCGCGGTTCTTGTGATCGCTTGTCCGTGCGCCTTGGGTTTGGCGACCCCGGTTTCCATTCTCGCGGGTTCGGGCAAGGCGGCAACGTTAGGCGTTTTGTTTAGAACCGCGGAAGCATTAGAAATTGCTCATAGAGTGAAAACGATCGTTTTCGATAAAACGGGAACTCTGACTTACGGAAAACCGGTTCTGAAACGTTTGGAAAGTTTAAACTCGACGGAGGAGAATTCTTATCTGGCTCTGGCCGCATCTGCGGAACAAAACTCGGAACATCCTCTTTCCAAGGCGATCGTTGCGTTCGCAAAAACAAAAGGAATTTCCCTTTCGATTCCGGAACGTTTTGAAACGATTCCCGGTGGAGGAGTTTCCGCGATCGTCGACGGAAAAAATATTTTGATCGGAACGGATCGTTTGTTTCGGGAAAGAGGAATCGATTTAAAACCGGAACTGCTCGAACTAAAACAAAAAAGGGAATCGGAAGGTTCGACCGTGGTTCATCTGAGCGTAAACGGAATCCATTCCGCGATTCTTTCTTTGGCGGATACGATCAAGGATTCCACTCCGATCGCGATCGAAAAATTAAAATCCCTCGGTATGGAAATTTATATGATCACCGGAGACAATCGAAGAACCGCGAATTCGGTCGCGAAGAGTTGCGGCATTAAACACGTGTTAGCCGAAGTTCTTCCCGAAGGAAAATCGAACGAGGTTAAGAATCTGATGAACTCGGGTAAGGTTGTCGCGATGGTCGGAGACGGAATCAACGACGCTCCCGCTTTAGCCGTCGCGGATCTCGGAATTTCGATGGGAACCGGAACCGACGTCGCGATGGAATCTTCGGACGTGGTCATCATGAACGGGGATTTGATTTCGATCGCGCACGCTTTTGCGATGAGTCGAAAGACCGTTTACAATATCCGTCAGAATTTGTTTTGGGCCTTGTTCTACAATGCTCTCGGAATTCCGATCGCGGCCGCGGGTTTTTTGGCGCCTTGGATCGCGGGAGGAGCGATGGCTCTCAGTTCGGTTTCGGTCGTTTTAAACGCGCTCCGACTGCAGAGAAAATAAACGATACAAAATAAAAAGAAAAACGGAAGATTAGAAAATTAAAAAATTCTAATCTTCTGATTCGTTATTTTTTTAAGGCTCCGTCCACCCATTCTTTGTAAGAATAAAGATTGCTGATCTTGGAAATATAACCGGAGGCTTCGGGGCCGAGTTCGATTCCGTATGTGAGAAATCTCCCCACAACGGGCGCGTAGAAAGCGTCCGCGATCGAAAATTCTTTCCCGAAAAGAAAAGGTCCTTTGTAAACGGTCAGACATTCCTTCCAGATGGATTCGATTCTTCGTATATCTTTCCACGCTTCGTCCGGAAACGTTTTGCCGTGGAGTTTTTCCACGATGTTCATCGATAAATTCTTTCTTAGATCGGAAAAACCGGAATGCATTTCCGCAGCGATGGAACGAGCCAAAGCCCTCGCGGCCTTGTCTTTCGGCCAGAGATTTTTTTCGGGAAAGGTTTCCGCCAAATATTCAACGATGCTCAGAGTGTCCCAGACCTTGACGTCGCCGTCGATTAGAACCGGAACCTTGCCCGCGTTCGAATAGAGTTTTATCTTTTCGTAAAACTCGGGTGTGTTCAACGTTAGAGAAATTTCGGTAAAAGGTATTTTACTTTCTTTTAATAGAATCCAAGGCCGCAAGGACCAAGAGGAGAATTTTTTATCTCCGATCACCAGTTGAAGGTCTGCCATAGGACCAATTTCGCTTAACGATTGGATCTTGAAAATTGAAATTCAAAATTCTTCGGTTCAAAAAGAACGCTTCAAGTCCGTCGACGAACCCGAAGCGTTCCGCCGATCGGGTTTATCTTTTTTCGGAAAGATATAACTTCACTTGTGTTTCCGGAGTCGCGGTGAAATCCATCGGATAGATTTCGTAGTCCACCGCAAAGGCGCGTTTGTTTTTCAGATCTTGGTTCGCCCATACTTCCTGCCAAAGTTGAATCACGATATCGGGGCTTTTTCCCGATGCGGTGTTCAGTTCCAAATAATTTCCTTCCGGTAATTGAAACGTTTCAAAGGAACCTTTTTCGTCCGATGGAATTCCGATAAAGTAAGAATATTCTCCGTTCTCGTCGCTTTCGTAATTCGAATATACCGCGTAGATGGAATCTCCCGCGTTCTGAACCTTTGGTAATACTTCTTGAAAGAATTTTCCCCAGACTTCCGGGATTTTTCCGTCGGCTCCCATCTCGTCCGCGTTTTTAGTGCGGCTTCCGACTCCTATGAGATTCTTTTTCGGCATCGTACATTCTTTCATCGTTTCCTCTCGATTTGGCCGAATATCGGCGGTCCTAAAAAATCGTCTATTACCTAACTAATCCGTTTTCCTGATTTTTATCAATCCTCGAAAGGACATTCGGAGGCCGCTTAGGTTTGACGGATCCAAGACTTGGTATGAATACTTAGGTATGTTTATGACGGTTCTTTACGAAGGAGAATCGTTTATCTCTTAAGGGATAGGGAGAATCTTTATGTGTGTTGAAAATCAAAACGGAGAAGGCGCGGGGAAAACGAATCTTTCCTCGATATTAACTTCTTACTTTTATCAATATCCTCACGCGATGTTCATCACGGATCGGGACGGAACGATCGAATATATCAATCCGGTTTTCGAGAATCTTTCCGGTTATAAACGAAACGAATTGATCGGAAAAAATCCGAAAGTATTTCAATCGGGAACGCACGGTTCCGAATTTTACGAAGAGCTTTGGAAAACCATTCTTTCCGGAAAGGAATACGAAGGAGATTTTTTAAACCGAAATGGTTCGGGGGAAACGATTTCCTGGAAGGAAAGAATCACTCCGCTTCGCGACGAGACCGGGAATATTTCAAATTTCTTATGTAGAGTGGATCTACCTTCGAACGGATCGGCGACGGCGATTTCTTCCCAAGGAAGTTTCGTTTCGACCGAGGCGGTTCAAAGCGGTAAAATCAGAGAATCCCTTTTCCCGAAACTTCAAAAAGAATACGGTCTTACCTATCAGGAAGCGAAGATCTGCGAACTTCTCGTTGCCGGCCAGACGAGGGACAATCTCGTCCGTCAGTTGGGCGTACATTCAGGAACTCTAAAGAACCACCTCAAGGCGATTTACAGAAAAACGATCGAAAAGGATTTGGAGGAACCGGGTCAGGGCAGGGACAAACTGCAAAGGCTTACGATGTTTTTGATTCGTCTTTGTTAAGCGACATTCTTAAATATTAGAATTTTATAAAGAACGGATCGGGTCCGAAAGGATTCCGGTCCGTTTTATTTTAAACGGTCGCGGATCGCGCGTAAAATCCGGAATCCGTTCTCCTTTTCATGCGTTGTGAACGGCGCGGAGAAACAAAGTCGCCCGACTTTTGTCAGTGTTTGCCCCAGAGATTTTCGAGATACGCTTCCCTTCCCGAACCTTTACGATACGCCTTATAATGATCGGGGTTCGTTTTGTAGTAGTTTTGATGATAACCTTCGGCCGGATAAAACGCGGTAAAAGGAATGATTTCCACCACGATCGGAGCGGAGAATTTTCCGGATTGTGCGATCTCTTGTTTGGATTCTTCCGCCGCTTTTTTCTGAGAATCGTTGTGATAAAAAATTCCGGTTCTGTATTGATTGCCTCGATCCGCGAACTGACCTCCGTTGTCCGTGGGATTGATCTGTTTCCAAAAAACTTTTAAGAGATCCGCGTAACGAATCTTGGACGGATCGAATTCGATCTGAACGCTTTCTCTGTGACCGGTTCTTCCGTAACCTACGTCTTCGTATGTCGGATTCACTTCCTTTCCGCCGGAATAACCAGATGTTACGGAGATCACGCCGGGAAGAGATTCGAAGGGACCCTCCATACACCAAAAACAACCGCCCGCAAACGTGGCCTTTTCCGTTTTAGGAACCGCGAACAAAGAGGAAAAAAAGAACAACGAAAGGAAAAATGAAAACAAAACTTTAGAGTGGAACATTCCGACCCTCCCGGAATGAAATTCGATCCCTTAACGGATCGGTTACACTAGGAATACGAAACAAACTCTTGTTTATATGTTTTTCATTTCGAAAGAAAAAAATTCCTATGTTTTCTTTCGGAGAATCTAATTCTAAGAAACGAAATATGAAAATCGCAATCTTAGGAAGTGGAATCGCGGGACTCAGCGCTTGCTGGTATCTGAGTAAAGAACACGAAGTGGTTTTGATCGAACGTCATTCTCTTCCGGGAATGGACGCGCACGGAACGGATGTCGCGTTAAAGGATAAGATCTTTCGATTCGACGTTCCTTTCCGAGCTTTCAAACAAAATTATTATCCTTGTCTGATCGAAATGTACAACGAAGCGGGAATCGAATTCAGACCCGTGGATTATTCCTTTTCACTCAGCGAAAGGGACGGCTCGACTTACTTTCAATTCTCCACATTCGGACTCGGCGGAAATTTTTATCCGTTCGTTTCTCCGGTTTGTTTTCAAAGCGGAGAATCCAGAAAAATCTTTTCGGATTCGATTCGGTTTTACGGAGAATCCGCAAATCAATGGGAATCTCTCAAAGGAGAACAACTTACGATCTCCGCGTTTCTGCAAAGGTTCGGATATTCGAAAGCCTTCGAGGAAAAATATCTGATTCCGATGTTTGCGACGATCAACACCTGCACTCTCAAAAGCGCCAAAAATTATCCGGCGGAAGCGGTGATCCGTTATCACGCGCGGGGTTTGAAGTTTCTTCGTTTTTTAACCGCGAGCCACGGAACGAGGGACATCACCGAAAGACTTTCCGTCAAAGCCAAAGAGGTTCGATTGAAATCCAATCCCAGAAAAATCGAACTCAACGGTAAAAAAGTTTTTGTTTCCTTCGACCAAGGTAGGGAAGAATTCGATCGGGTCGTGGTCGCAACTCCGGCCAACCAGGCGATCGAACTTTTACCGGACGAGATGCAAAGGGAAAAGGAACTTCTCGCAGCCTTTCGTTACGAAGAATCGGAAATTCTGATGCACACGGATTCTTCCTTTATGCCCAACAAAAAAAGACATTGGGCGCCTCTTTGTTTTACTCTTTCGCCCGAAACGGACAAACCATCGGCTACGATCCGTCTGAACAAGGTTCTTCCCGAAATCGGGAAGGCCGAAATCTTTCAAACCTGGAATCCATTGGAAGAACCGAAACAAGGAACCCTGATTTCAAGATCCAGATTCGAAAGACCGATCATCGATCTCAAAAATCAAAGGACCATCGACGAACTCAAGTCGCTTCAGGAACAACCGGGAAGAAAGGTTTGGTTCTGCGGATCGTATGCAAGATATGGAATTCCTCTTTTGGAAGCGGGCGTTTCCACCTCTTTGGATGTGACTCGTTGGGTTGAGAATTCGTTACGCTCGTAAGAATCTAATTCGTCTTCGGCTTCACGGCCGCATACAAAACGAACTGAAAGTAGCGGCTCATCCTCGGGCCGCCGAGAAAATCCGCGAAGGCCGCGTACTTACGCGCGATTTTTTTGGGAATCTTCGCATCCTTCGTCTTGTGTTTCAGAAAATTCGAAAACCCCGAGAACATTTCCGTTTCTAAAAAATCGAAACCGTCTACGACAAACCCGGAAGACTTTAAGATTTGAGAAAGAGAATCAGTTGTGACCCGATTTTTTTTCGGGATGGAACTTAACGCGCAGATCCGATCCCTCAACCAAGAATCGAACAAACCGAGTTTGGAATTCTTCAAGATCAACTCGGCGGAGATCAAAGCCCCGCCGGGTTTCAAAATTCGAAAGGCTTGTTCGCAAAATTCTTTTCGGTCCGTAAAGAAAACAGTGCTGTCCAGACAAAGAATCTTATCAAAGGACTGATGCGTAAATGAGACGATCGTTTTCTCGATCGGAGCGCAGATCAGTTTCGGGGAAGAATCCGCCCGCAAGTCTATCAGATTTTTTGCAAATTCCACTTGGACCGCGGACGAGTTGACTCCGGTAAGATCGGAAAAGTCCACGGAGAATTCTTCCTTCCATACGAAGAATTGATCTCCGCAACCGAAGCCCAAGTCCAAAACCTTAAGACCCGGTTCGAGTTTCGCCTTCTTGCCGAGAAGAATCGCTAACGTTTTACAAGCCTCGGGATAATCGTTCGTGTTCTTCCAATAACCGAAGTTGGCCCAGGAGGAATTCTCCGGATTGAGATAAAGATGTGCGATCGTATCGGGGGCTTCTTCTTGTTTTTGATTTTTAAAGAAAGACATCGCTGAAAATTCTCCCTTGGAAAGTGTTAAAATTCTTAACCGAATCGCCAATTCGAGGCGTTTTACAAAAACCCGTTCCCTTTTCAAAAAGGGTTTCGTCTTAAAAAATTAAGTTGTGGTTCCGATGTCGCATTAATAAATAGCTAAACATACATTAAGTTCCGCCGATAGGTATTTTAGAACCCGCACTCGGATTCGGAAAACGGAAACGTCGAAATCGATCATGTTGATAATCACACTTTTAGATCCGACCCAAGCAAAGAGCAACTTGTTGTTGCGTTGGAAAAAGAAACTCAATCGTAAGAAGGTCTATCCCGTTCTTATCTTTCCCGAAGCTTCGATCCATCTTGAGAGGCTTCACACTCTCGCAAAAATTTCTTCCAAACAGAAAATTTCAACCTCGACTCCTGTTTTCTTTCATACGGACTCCGTTTTGAAGGCGGGGGACTTTCTTCTTTCGGATAGAATTCCCAAGGGAGAAAAAATTCTTCCGATCTTCGTGGACTTCGGATCTTCTCCCAAGGATAAGAAGGGAAGGGACTTCGAAGAACAAGTGGAACTTCTCAAAGGAAGAATCGGAGATCGATTCTCGGTCTTGTGTTTTTTAGAGACCGGCAAAGCGCAGTCTAACCTCGAAAGATCCGGAAATCGGAACTGGCTCTTTCACAAGTCTTCTTTGGTCGTGGAGATGGGCGGAAAGAA from Leptospira kmetyi serovar Malaysia str. Bejo-Iso9 harbors:
- a CDS encoding PA0069 family radical SAM protein — encoded protein: MIEKPKINRGTQSKIPGRFESRTREADPEFEEDRMSPQTVLMEEKAKTIVSENDVPDLYFTKSINPYRGCEHGCIYCYARPNHAYVDLSPGIDFETKIFAKKNAPELLRKYLSKQKGEVHTIQLAGVTDIYQPAERKLEITRELLKVFLEFKQPVAMITKSYLVTRDLDLLEKLASENLVKVFISVTTLDSELWKRMEPRTASPERRLEAIRKLSEIGVPTGVMAAPMIPGLNDIELERILENSKASGARSAGMVFLRLPYEVAPLFIDWLEKNYPLKKDKVENLIRQARGGKLYDSDYKTRMIGSGNYAEMLWKRFLTARKRLELEDRMSLNKNLFRIPDIYRIRLTKGESLIPGLG
- a CDS encoding metal-sensitive transcriptional regulator, with translation MTKPKHKLHSDPKVKENLILRLKKIEGQVRGIQGMIEREEYCDDVLNQLSSTKSALDGVSKTLLKSHIQTCVVERFQQNDSKILDEFMTTVDRILK
- a CDS encoding heavy-metal-associated domain-containing protein; translation: MKEIKLSVEGMTCAHCLKTVESALKEVGLTGKASLENKEVVYQGEGTSEELSKVKAAILEEGYTPGEVK
- a CDS encoding heavy metal translocating P-type ATPase, with amino-acid sequence MSSVKDSPSEGVTLDLIGMTCANCALRIEKGLKKVPGVKDARVNFAMETAKVEFDSSVDEQILLDKVDSLGYRALVHEELELHGETEKAHEKEFKNLKVRLAVSAVLSLPLLLSMIGHFGKNQLSEYMTFLMNPWLQFALATPVQFWIGASFYKGAFRALKNGSANMDVLVALGTSAAYFYSAYQSILTFGAHHHGDVSLYYETSSVLITLILFGKFLEHIAKGKSSKAIQSLVGLQPKNANIIRDGEIQEIPLLAVRPGDLLLVKAGETVPVDGIVEEGNSSVDESMLTGESIPVEKTISSSLFGGSLNQNGILKLRASKVGKDTLLSGIIRVVQEAQGSRAPIQRIADRISGIFVPVVILFSIVTWVLWYVWLDPSNFAGALEKAIAVLVIACPCALGLATPVSILAGSGKAATLGVLFRTAEALEIAHRVKTIVFDKTGTLTYGKPVLKRLESLNSTEENSYLALAASAEQNSEHPLSKAIVAFAKTKGISLSIPERFETIPGGGVSAIVDGKNILIGTDRLFRERGIDLKPELLELKQKRESEGSTVVHLSVNGIHSAILSLADTIKDSTPIAIEKLKSLGMEIYMITGDNRRTANSVAKSCGIKHVLAEVLPEGKSNEVKNLMNSGKVVAMVGDGINDAPALAVADLGISMGTGTDVAMESSDVVIMNGDLISIAHAFAMSRKTVYNIRQNLFWALFYNALGIPIAAAGFLAPWIAGGAMALSSVSVVLNALRLQRK
- a CDS encoding glutathione S-transferase family protein is translated as MADLQLVIGDKKFSSWSLRPWILLKESKIPFTEISLTLNTPEFYEKIKLYSNAGKVPVLIDGDVKVWDTLSIVEYLAETFPEKNLWPKDKAARALARSIAAEMHSGFSDLRKNLSMNIVEKLHGKTFPDEAWKDIRRIESIWKECLTVYKGPFLFGKEFSIADAFYAPVVGRFLTYGIELGPEASGYISKISNLYSYKEWVDGALKK
- a CDS encoding GyrI-like domain-containing protein is translated as MKECTMPKKNLIGVGSRTKNADEMGADGKIPEVWGKFFQEVLPKVQNAGDSIYAVYSNYESDENGEYSYFIGIPSDEKGSFETFQLPEGNYLELNTASGKSPDIVIQLWQEVWANQDLKNKRAFAVDYEIYPMDFTATPETQVKLYLSEKR
- a CDS encoding PAS domain-containing protein; its protein translation is MCVENQNGEGAGKTNLSSILTSYFYQYPHAMFITDRDGTIEYINPVFENLSGYKRNELIGKNPKVFQSGTHGSEFYEELWKTILSGKEYEGDFLNRNGSGETISWKERITPLRDETGNISNFLCRVDLPSNGSATAISSQGSFVSTEAVQSGKIRESLFPKLQKEYGLTYQEAKICELLVAGQTRDNLVRQLGVHSGTLKNHLKAIYRKTIEKDLEEPGQGRDKLQRLTMFLIRLC
- the msrA gene encoding peptide-methionine (S)-S-oxide reductase MsrA codes for the protein MFHSKVLFSFFLSLFFFSSLFAVPKTEKATFAGGCFWCMEGPFESLPGVISVTSGYSGGKEVNPTYEDVGYGRTGHRESVQIEFDPSKIRYADLLKVFWKQINPTDNGGQFADRGNQYRTGIFYHNDSQKKAAEESKQEIAQSGKFSAPIVVEIIPFTAFYPAEGYHQNYYKTNPDHYKAYRKGSGREAYLENLWGKH
- a CDS encoding NAD(P)-binding protein, which codes for MKIAILGSGIAGLSACWYLSKEHEVVLIERHSLPGMDAHGTDVALKDKIFRFDVPFRAFKQNYYPCLIEMYNEAGIEFRPVDYSFSLSERDGSTYFQFSTFGLGGNFYPFVSPVCFQSGESRKIFSDSIRFYGESANQWESLKGEQLTISAFLQRFGYSKAFEEKYLIPMFATINTCTLKSAKNYPAEAVIRYHARGLKFLRFLTASHGTRDITERLSVKAKEVRLKSNPRKIELNGKKVFVSFDQGREEFDRVVVATPANQAIELLPDEMQREKELLAAFRYEESEILMHTDSSFMPNKKRHWAPLCFTLSPETDKPSATIRLNKVLPEIGKAEIFQTWNPLEEPKQGTLISRSRFERPIIDLKNQRTIDELKSLQEQPGRKVWFCGSYARYGIPLLEAGVSTSLDVTRWVENSLRS
- a CDS encoding class I SAM-dependent methyltransferase, encoding MSFFKNQKQEEAPDTIAHLYLNPENSSWANFGYWKNTNDYPEACKTLAILLGKKAKLEPGLKVLDLGFGCGDQFFVWKEEFSVDFSDLTGVNSSAVQVEFAKNLIDLRADSSPKLICAPIEKTIVSFTHQSFDKILCLDSTVFFTDRKEFCEQAFRILKPGGALISAELILKNSKLGLFDSWLRDRICALSSIPKKNRVTTDSLSQILKSSGFVVDGFDFLETEMFSGFSNFLKHKTKDAKIPKKIARKYAAFADFLGGPRMSRYFQFVLYAAVKPKTN